Proteins encoded together in one Telopea speciosissima isolate NSW1024214 ecotype Mountain lineage chromosome 4, Tspe_v1, whole genome shotgun sequence window:
- the LOC122657550 gene encoding subtilisin-like protease SBT3: protein MANPISFFFLSVLFILFHSSHLISIVAQKSNMYIVHMDLSVMPKAFSSHHSWYRATLSSVSDSSSTSTSSTSNLIYTYTNAIHGFTAILSPSELESLKESPGYLSSVLDMPITIDTTHTFEFLGLNSDSGAWPVSNYGKDVIIGLVDTGIWPESESFIDEGMSDVPSRWKGECVEGTKFNSSMCNKKLVGARYFNKGLVSHNPNVTIAMNSTRDTDGHGTHTSSTAAGNYVAGASYFGYASGTARGMAPRAHVAMYKALWDEGAYTSDIIAAIDQAILDGVDIMSLSLGMDGTPLYEDAIAIASFAAMEKGILVSSSAGNQGPYIGTLHNGTPWIMTVAAGTIDREFKGIITLGNGVAVTAATLYGGNMSLTQLPLVFMGACTSEKELKKVRDKIVVCLDKNNSVSDQVYYVRSAKVAGGIFISNTTGMLFYIESTSPVAFLSPQDGQPVLDYIKRNSDPRANFEFRKTVLGTKPAPSVASYSSRGPSPNCPIVLKPDVMAPGSLVLASWAEAIPVLDDGSVRLFNNFNIISGTSMSCPHAAGVAALLKAAHPEWSPAAIRSAIMTTADSLDNTLNPITDTQDNNKPASPLAMGAGQINPNKALEPGLIYDAGTDDYVRLLCALNFTMKQIQMITRSSVYNCSDPSLDLNYPSFIAFFNSNVSSSDTKIVKEFQRTVTNVGDGMSTYKAKVIGMDGFKVNVVPDKLVFRNKYEKLSYKLRIEGPKRMKEVVVHGSLSWVEVRGNHVVRSPIVATNLSSEPLSGNS, encoded by the coding sequence ATGGCTAACCCAattagcttcttcttcttgtctgtgctGTTCATCCTTTTTCATTCCTCACATCTGATCTCCATAGTAGCACAAAAATCAAACATGTACATCGTTCATATGGACTTGTCTGTCATGCCCAAAGCCTTCTCCAGCCACCACAGTTGGTACAGAGCAACCCTTTCTTCAGTATCTGACAGTTCTAGTACTAGTACTAGTTCTACCTCTAACCTTATCTATACTTACACCAATGCCATCCATGGCTTTACTGCAATTCTCTCTCCTTCTGAGCTTGAATCACTCAAAGAGTCACCAGGTTACCTTTCATCAGTACTAGACATGCCCATCACCATTGATACAACCCATACATTTGAATTCCTTGGCCTCAATTCAGACTCAGGTGCATGGCCTGTTTCAAATTATGGCAAAGATGTCATAATTGGACTAGTTGACACCGGAATTTGGCCGGAGAGCGAGAGCTTCATAGATGAAGGGATGTCTGATGTTCCATCTAGATGGAAAGGAGAATGTGTTGAAGGCACCAAGTTCAATTCTTCAATGTGCAACAAGAAGCTTGTTGGAGCAAGGTACTTCAACAAAGGTCTAGTTAGTCACAACCCAAATGTGACAATTGCCATGAATTCGACCCGAGACACCGATGGCCATGGGACCCACACATCTTCAACAGCGGCTGGCAACTATGTGGCTGGTGCTTCCTACTTTGGCTATGCCAGTGGGACGGCACGAGGGATGGCGCCGAGGGCACATGTGGCCATGTACAAGGCTCTTTGGGATGAAGGTGCCTACACATCTGATATCATTGCTGCAATAGACCAAGCAATTTTAGATGGGGTGGACATTATGTCTCTGTCTTTGGGCATGGATGGGACTCCTTTGTATGAAGATGCAATTGCCATTGCCTCTTTTGCAGCaatggagaaaggcattttggTGTCATCTTCAGCTGGAAATCAGGGGCCTTATATAGGGACCCTACACAATGGAACACCATGGATCATGACTGTAGCTGCTGGAACTATAGACCGCGAATTTAAAGGTATCATAACTCTAGGCAATGGAGTAGCAGTCACAGCCGCGACACTGTACGGTGGAAATATGTCCCTGACCCAATTGCCCCTTGTGTTCATGGGAGCCTGCACTAGTgagaaagaattgaagaaagtTAGAGATAAGATTGTGGTTTGCCTAGACAAGAACAATTCTGTAAGTGATCAAGTCTATTATGTTAGGTCTGCAAAAGTAGCTGGAGGGATCTTCATATCCAACACCACTGGCATGCTATTCTACATTGAGAGCACATCTCCTGTGGCTTTCTTAAGCCCTCAAGATGGTCAACCTGTCTTAGATTACATTAAAAGGAACTCTGATCCAAGAGCCAATTTTGAATTCAGAAAGACTGTTCTTGGTACAAAGCCAGCACCAAGTGTGGCTAGTTACAGTTCTAGAGGGCCATCACCAAATTGCCCAATTGTGTTGAAGCCTGATGTTATGGCTCCTGGCTCCCTTGTTTTGGCATCATGGGCTGAAGCTATCCCGGTGTTGGATGATGGATCTGTTCGGCTCTTCAACAACTTCAATATAATCTCTGGCACATCAATGTCTTGTCCTCATGCAGCTGGAGTTGCGGCATTGTTGAAGGCGGCTCACCCCGAATGGAGCCCTGCCGCAATCCGATCAGCTATTATGACTACAGCAGATTCATTAGATAACACTCTCAACCCCATCACTGATACCCAAGACAATAACAAACCAGCAAGTCCTCTAGCAATGGGAGCAGGCCAAATTAATCCGAATAAGGCGCTCGAGCCAGGACTAATATACGACGCAGGCACCGATGATTATGTGAGGCTTCTCTGTGCATTGAATTTCACCATGAAGCAAATCCAGATGATCACAAGGTCCTCTGTTTACAATTGTTCAGACCCATCTTTGGATCTCAACTACCCATCATTCATTGCCTTCTTTAATTCGAATGTTTCGTCTTCTGATACCAAAATTGTGAAAGAATTTCAGAGAACAGTGACAAATGTGGGAGATGGGATGTCAACATATAAGGCTAAGGTGATTGGCATGGATGGGTTTAAGGTGAATGTGGTACCAGACAAGTTGGTTTTCAGAAACAAGTATGAGAAATTGAGTTACAAGTTGAGGATAGAAGGACCAAAAAGGATGAAGGAGGTTGTGGTTCATGGTTCTCTCAGTTGGGTTGAAGTTAGAGGGAATCACGTGGTGAGAAGTCCCATTGTAGCCACCAACCTTAGCTCAGAACCTTTGTCTGGGAACAGTTAA